The genome window AAAATGTATTAAAGCCCTTAACAACCAAAGGCAGCACCTTCCAGTAAAACAACAGCGCGGATAGAGCGCTCATCACAAGAACAAGGGGGAGAGCCTTAAATGCCAATATAAAGCTTGCTCCCTGAATTTTTTCAACAAAGGGAAGTTCTCCGCCTCCAAGATAACCAAACACAAATGAGGTTCCGGCGATTGTCGATTCTTCAAGGGCTGCAACCAATCTGTTTAAAACAAGAAAGATATCCTTGAAAAAAGGGAGTTTTAAAAGCGCCGCGCCCAGAGCCATCTGCATTATTACACCGGCGATCACGGTTTTTAGAGAAATCCGGCTCCTGTTCTCACTAAGAATCCAGGCAAAAAACAGAAAAGCCCCAAGACCAAGCATACTCTGTATAATCACTACTCATCCAAAGCCTTGCGTGCGACATCCGCCATAACTTCCGCAATTGTGGGATGGGCATGAATTGTCTCCGCAAGTTCCTTAAGTGTTATACCGTTTTTAACTGCCAAAGCTCCTTCGGCAATCAGATCTGTAACATGTGATCCTATCAGATGAACACCTATAATCAGGCCGGTTTCAACATCGGAAACAATCTTTGCCTCTCCCGCAATTTCACCTATTGCCTGGGCCTTGCCCAGGGTCCTGAACAATATACTATCCGCACGGCTATTGAGACCGCGCTCGCATGCCTGAGCCTCTGTTAATCCAACACAGGCTACCTCGGGGATTGTGAAAATAGCATTTGGAACAGCACTGTAATCAATTTCCGTTTTTTTTCCCATTGAGTTGTCAGCGGCAACAAGGCCTTCGGCAGACGCCATATGGGCAAGCATCACTTTTTCAGGCCCAAGCATATCTCCGACAGCATAAACTCCTTCCGCACCTGTCTGCATATGTTGATCCACAAAGACCCATCCGCCGCTGTCAAGCTCAAGGCCGATATTTCCAAAACCCATACCGGCTATGTTCGATCTTCTACCCGTGCATATCAGAATCTTGTCTATTTCCAGCTCAACAGGCTTTAAATTTTTCTTTTCACTATTTTTTTCAGATATTACAGGAATTATTGTTACAATAGCCCTTTCTCCTTTAATATCCACCTTTCCAACGGTGCTGTTCAGGTTAACAGCAATTTTTCGCTTTTTCATTTCCCTTTGAAGTACTTTTGAACAGGCATCATCGACTGCTGAAAGGGGCAGCAGACGTGATAAAGCTTCCACAATGGTTACCCTGGAACCAAAGGCAGAAAAAATCGAGGCAAACTCGCATCCGATCACTCCGCCGCCTACTATTATTAGTGAATCAGGTATTTCAGAAATATTAAGGATGTCATCGCTGGAAATTATCCGCTCACCGTCATAGGGGATTGAAGGGATACCCCCAGGTTCAGAGCCGGTTGACAAAATAAGCCTGTCCCATTGCACTTCTTTAGTTAAACCATCCCCGTGCCTTACACTAACCAGTCCATGTTTGTTTACAAATCCTTCACCTTTAAGGATGGTAACATTCTGCTCCTTTAACTGCCCGCGCATACCATGGTTCAGTGTTTGAATTACTCTATCTTTTTTTCCCATCAAACGCCTGATATCCAGCGACGGAGAATTTTTACAATTTATTCCGAACTCTTTTGCCCGGCCTAAATTTTCGAATATCTCGGCTGCGGTTTTCATGGTTTTAGATGGTATGCAGCCCCTGTGTAAACATGTGCCTCCAATCTGGTCTCTTTCCACCAGCGAAACTTTTGCTCCCAGCCGTGCAGCACGAAGAGCGGCCGCATAGCCCCCGGGCCCTGCTCCTATAATTGTAATTCTGGAAGTCATGAATTAAATCCTTAGAAATAAGGAAGGTTATCAAATACGTGCTAAAGCGGTGAATTCCTGTATTGCCTGCATATAATCTTCGAAGCCTGCCGCAAAGATTGAGTTATGGTTAGCGCCGGGTATCATGAGCATATTTTTTTTTGTTGAAGGAGAGGAGTCAAAGAGAGCCTTGCCGTCACTAAAGGGAATTATATGATCGAATTCGGCATGTATGACAAGGAATGGTTTTTTAAATCCGGCGGCCTTATCAATATTGCGCATGCCGTTTTTTTCCGCAATACCCAGGCGGTCCACGTCAACGCCCAGAATTCTCAACAGCGGCAGGGCATAGGCAAAGCCGCTCTCTATAATCAGCCCGTCTATCAGGTCTTCATAATGTGCGGCTATTTCAAGCGCTGATGCGCTTCCGAGCGATCTTCCCATTATGAACAAAGGTCCTGTAAAGAAGTTCTCTTTAAGCCGGTTTTTAACAAATTCAAAAATAATATGCGCATCGCGCATCATGCCGGTTACAGTGGGCATACCGGTTGAAAGACCGTAACCCCTGTAATCGACAGGCAGAAAATTTATCCCCCTGTCAAGATATAAAGGGCCAAGATCATCATAATCCGACACAATCTCGCCATTACCATGAAAATAGAGGATAACCGGCGCCTCTTTGTCGGCATGATGAAACCGCGCTCCTATTAAAAAACCGTCTTCCACAGGTATCAGCATATCCTCAGCCCGGCCTGGTTTGGATGGATGGATTTCTTCCCGGGGATAAAATAAACGGGAAAGGATCTCCGGCCTGTCAAAATAAGTATAATCTATATCTGATAAATCTTTCATGGCTTGACCCTATCCAGTATCTTTCCTTGTTTATCCAGAAAAAAAATCATGAAATTGTTTTTGGAAGCGTAATTCTCAAGGTCTTCCAGGATCATCGCCTGAACCTCATATCTGTTGCCCGCTTCCCGCGGCATGTTGATAAAACACTCTGCGGCTTCTTCCTTTTCCTTAAAAGCGGGGATGAAATCAATTCCTGACTCCTGGTCGTGCATACCTACAACCAGTTCATCTGCGCCGGCATTCTGAATCACAACAAAAATCCATTTTTCTTTATCACTATTTATGTTCACGCTATTTCTCCGTTATTGCGACCTGTTATTGCGATTGGGCTTGCTGCACAAGCTGATAATATTCGTAAGTCTTTTTCATGCCTGCCACAAAAGGCGTATATTCAAAGCCTAATGTTTTTTCAATCTTCCTGCCTGAATATACAAGATGACTGTCAAGGGGAAATGGTAAGGGGATCCCCTTTTGATTGATCAATTCAATGCTCATCTTTGATGTCTTAATATTTTTTCCGCAAACTTCCTTAAATACTTCCATAAGGCGTTTATAAGAAACAAGTTCCTCTCCGGCAACATTAAAGGCCTGATTAAAAACCTTTTCATTTCCAATGGATTTCTCAATAATTTTAGCCAGATCAACTACCCAAACAAAACTGAAAAGGCCAAGTTCATTATCAGGTAAAAAAATACGTTTATTATCCCTTATAAGATCAAAAAAATATGTCTCACGGGGAGCATAATTATATTCCCCGAAAATTATTGCCGGCCGCAGTGAGGTATATGGAATCCCGTTTCGCCCGCATTCTATTTTAAGTTTACACTCGGACAGCCATTTGTTGTATCCGTAGTCTGCATACTGGCCCAATTCGGGCTGAATACCTGCAAGTTTTGGGGCATCCTCCTTGATGGGCAGATCGAGTACGTTTTCATTTACAGTTGTCGTGCTGATGAAGATATAATGCCCAATATTTCCGGGAACCGCTCTGATCATTTTTTCTATCTGATCCGGTGTATAGGCGCAGAAATCAATCAAGGCATCCCAGTCCAGATCCGGGATGACCTCTTTAATTCTCTGCTCATCATTACGGTCTCCGACCAGTTCCGTCACATCACCCCTGTTAAAGGGCATATTGCCTCTATTATAAACATATATATTATAATTTTTTCTTTGGAGCAGCTCTTCCACAAGAATCCGGCCGGCAAAATAACTACCCCCGATAATTAGAATATTTTTCACTTTTGCCTCCCGATAATATTATCCCGCCCATACATCGCGCTGTCTCAGGTTATCATCACTTATCTTGTCGTGGATTACCGGACCGTGATCCAGAAGAAAATTACTCCCTGAATGACTTAAATCTTGATTCTGTAATTCTTTGACAACTCCCGCGCCTATCTCTTCGATAATCCTGTTTTTAAGCGCCGGGTCGTGGTTTTGCACCAGCTCATTGATTTTTTGATAGATAAATTCCCCCAGGACAGGAAGCTTTCGCACTGCCCGATGGCACCATTTATAGTATGGAGTATAACTTCTGTTCAAAAGGAAAACAAGAGAAATGATATCTGCACAGAACTTGGTTTCAGAGTATAGGGCCGCGAAATATTCCTTGCGCTTGATCGATCTTATATAATTATACTGCCCTGCCTGGGCCGCAGTCATGCACCTTGCCGCGACCTTGACAAGCCTGACATCCTCCGGGTAAAATTCAAGCAACTTTTCCCTTATCCGGGAAAATTCCCCGGACGGATCTGAAAAGACCTTGCCGTTGGTGCATTTTGCAAGATTATTCTCCGGAAGATAAAGCCAGTCATCAAGGGAACCAGGTGCCTGAACGATTCCGATAAATTTTACGTAAAACTCATCTATTGTAAACACCCCTACCCTGCCGCCGCCCCACTTGCTCATTAATCTTTTGAATCCATGGAAGCTATCCGGAAGATTGTCATATTCCCGTTGCAGATCCGAGCCTATTGCTCGAAAATTTTCATCATTAAGCCAGATGCAAAAACCAGGACCCCAGTCGTGGTCTTTTGATATTTTATCGTCAAGCCCATAACATTCGGAGCCATCCCCCACAAGGCCTGTGGCAATCATATGCTCGAATTCAGGGAATTTTTCCCTTATCATGGGAGCCCCGCAAGATTTGTAATATTCTTCGGAGAGCTTTAATCCTTTCATATAGCATTCCTCGGTTAAGGTTAAAAATTAGATTAAATTAAATTAAAACAAGCAGTCTTTCATAAAATTATTATCATCTATTACAGATTTATTCAACAGACTGAATCTGCTCCATAGCCATGACATATCCTTGCTTCCCATCCATAAAAGTGATAAAAGTTATAAAACTTGTTTGATATTATTACACGAGGCTATCAGATATGACTCTTTTTGAACCGGCTTATATCAAAACCTGTAACAGCGGATTGCTGAACCAAAAAATAGAAGAGGCTAATGAAGCCTTGCGTAACTGCACCCTCTGCCCCAGGGGATGCGAGGTCGATCGCTACGCTTCTGAAAAAGGCACTTGCAAAACAGGGGCCAGGGCACGGGTTGTGACATATCTCCCACACTTTGGAGAAGAGCTGCCGTTAAGGGGAACCAAAGGTTCAGGCACCATTTTTTTTGCGTCTTGCAGCCTGCTCTGCAATTTTTGTCAGAATTATCATATAACCCATAAAACAGCAGGCAAAGAAGTTTCAGATAATGAGCTGGCCGAAATGATGATTTCTCTGCAAAACAATGGTTGTCATAATATCAGTTTTGTTACACCGTCCCACGTTGTTCCGCAGATTCTTTCCGCTCTCAAAATTGCCATAGCAAAAGGTTTAAAGATACCCCTGGTTTATGATACAAGCGCCTATGACAGCATCAAAGCGCTTAAACTTCTTGAAGATATTATCGATATATATATGCCGGATTTTAAATTCTGGAATCCGGAAACAGCAAAACTGACATGCAATGCAAAAAATTATCCTGAAGCTGCGCGCAAGGCGATTATTGAAATGCACAGGCAGGTGGGAGATCTTGTTATCAATGAAGCAGGCCTGGCTGAACGGGGTCTGCTGATCAGGCATCTTGCCCTGCCGAAAGGGCTTGCAGATACACCCAGGATTATGAAATTCATCGCAAACGAAATATCTCCCCAAAGTTATGTAAATATAATGCCCCAGTACAGGCCCTGCGGCACATCCTTTAAAATACCTGCGCTTGCAGTTCACATACGTAAAAAAGAGTTTGAAACAGCCCTTAAGGATGCTGAAGAGGCGGGCATTACCCGTTTGGAGGAGCAGAAATACGATTTTCTGTTATGATGAGTTTAAATGAAGATAGCTATTGCACAGATTAATCCTATAATCGGGGATTTTAAATATAATTGCCATAAAATTAAGGAGTATGCAGCAAGAGCCATGGATCTTGACTGCGACCTGGTTGTATTTTCCGAACTGGTTATATCAGGCTACCCGCCCCGGGATCTGCTTGAGAGAAAAGAATTTGTCGATGCAAATATCGAACATCTAAACAAGCTTATAAATTCCATAAAAGGTATCGGCCTTATTTGCGGTTTTTCAGATTACAGTCTTTGCAAAAACGGAAACCCGCTCTATAACTCAGCCGCTCTTTTTGAAAACGGCAAGCTTTTGTACAAGGCTCATAAAAGGCTGCTACCCACTTATGATGTTTTTGATGAAAGAAGATATTTCCAGCCCTGGCGGGAGCATTCAATTTTTTTATATAAGGGATCCAGAATAGGGCTTACAATTTGTGAAGATATTTGGAATGACAGCAGCTTGATTCAAAAGCGATTCTATCAAAAAGATCCTGTCGCCATTCTGGTAGAGCAAGGCGCTGATTTAATCATCAACATATCCGCCTCTCCTTTTGTTATCAGCAAAAAAGAATTGAGATGGAATCTGCTCAGCTCAATTGCCTCTAAATATAAGATTCCTTTAATCTACGCCAACCAGACCGGAGGCAATGACAGCCTGATTTTTGACGGATCCAGCGCAGCTTTTGACAAATACGGACAGATGGCGGCGCGAGCCGGTGATTTTACTGAAGATCTTGTGGTTTTTGATCTTGACAGTCAGAACGATGCTGAATCGTATCGGGATAATATCCATCCGGTTTCAAGCTCTGATGAAGAATCTGTATTAAAAGCCCTTGTCTCCGGAACAAGAGATTATGTAAGCAAATGCGGATTCAGCCAGGCGGTTATCGGTTTAAGCGGCGGGATTGATTCCGCCTTAACGGCATACGTCGCGGTAAAGGCGCTGGGCCGCCAAAATGTATCTCTAATTTTTATGCCTTCGGAGTATACATCAAAAGATAATTATGAAGATACGGAAGAATTGGCTGCAAACCTGGGGATAAAACAGAAAATAATCCCGATAAACGGGATGTTTAAGGAATTTTTAAAATACATCTCTCCTGATTTCGACAAGAATAATCCCGATGTAACTGAACAGAACCTGCAGGCCAGAATACGCGGCACAATCCTGATGGGATTGTCCAACAAGCATGGCTCTATTCTCCTGACAACCGGAAATAAATCAGAATGCGGCTTAGGATATTGCACTCTATACGGTGATATGAACGGAGGTCTGGCAGTTATTTCCGATGTGCCGAAAACAATGGTTTATGATATTGCGAAATTTATTAACAGGGATAAAGAGCATATCCCGGCACGAATTATTGACAAAGCCCCTTCAGCGGAACTTAAGGATTCGCAAACCGATCAAGACGATCTTCCACCGTATGAAATCATAGATCCCGTGCTAAAGGGGTATATCGAAGATTTGAAAAGCGCGGATGAACTTGTTAAAAGCGGTTTTGACAGAAAAATAGTTGAAAAGATTATTAAAAAGGTAACCCTTAGCGAATACAAAAGACAACAGGCCGCGCCCGGCCTGAAAATCACATCCAAGGCATTCGGATATGGACGAAGATATCCCATAGCGCAAAAGTACTATGAGACAGGAGTAAAGGCATAAAGTTAAAGTGGACCCAAAGTCAAGGACAGATTTTATGTTTTGTTAAGGTGTGCCATTATTGATATCAACAAAAAAATAAACAAAAAAATGAAATATGTTTATATGCGCCATAAAAATGTTCATAAGTAATTTAACTTGTTGATTTAATAGATAATAATATCAGCTTAAAATGTTCATAACTTGTTGATAAAATGTTGATAACTTTTCCATATATCGTTAACGTACTATTAAAATTTAATATTAATATGTTCATAACTTATGCCGCACGCTGAATGGCTAATTCACCAAAATATATCTCTGCGGGAGTGTTTCTATTCAGCGATTGATGAGGCCGTTCAAAATTATAAAATTCAAAATATTGCTTCAATGCATTTATTAGATCTTTGACATTCGAATATTCCTTGATGTATATTTCGGTATCCTTCATAAACCATAAAAAGTAGTTTACACTTTTTGAAAACGATATTTGATTATATTAACTATTTACTGATTATAATGAATTTGATGGAGTAAGCATTTTAGCCCTGAAAGGGCGCCACATACCAGCCCAGGGTTTTCGACTAAAGTGCAAACTAAATTTGAAGGATGCCTATATTTCTTCATATTTTACAGAACGCCATAAACGCTCTATGAAGATATTATCCATACAACGCCCCTTGCCATCCATGCTAATCCGGATTTGATGCTGTTTTAACACGCCGGTAAAGTCATTGCCGGTGTATTGGGAACCCTGATCGGTATTGAAAATATCCGGTTTGCCAAAACGTCGGATGGCGCTCTGCAATGCGTTTACGCAGAAAACGTCATCCATCGTTGTTGACACTTCCCAGGAAAGTACATAGCGGCTGTGCTAGTCCATAACAGCCGTCAGATAAACAAAACCGCCAGGCATACGAATATAGGTAATA of Desulfosarcina sp. BuS5 contains these proteins:
- a CDS encoding radical SAM protein, which gives rise to MTLFEPAYIKTCNSGLLNQKIEEANEALRNCTLCPRGCEVDRYASEKGTCKTGARARVVTYLPHFGEELPLRGTKGSGTIFFASCSLLCNFCQNYHITHKTAGKEVSDNELAEMMISLQNNGCHNISFVTPSHVVPQILSALKIAIAKGLKIPLVYDTSAYDSIKALKLLEDIIDIYMPDFKFWNPETAKLTCNAKNYPEAARKAIIEMHRQVGDLVINEAGLAERGLLIRHLALPKGLADTPRIMKFIANEISPQSYVNIMPQYRPCGTSFKIPALAVHIRKKEFETALKDAEEAGITRLEEQKYDFLL
- a CDS encoding integrase core domain-containing protein — translated: MKDTEIYIKEYSNVKDLINALKQYFEFYNFERPHQSLNRNTPAEIYFGELAIQRAA
- a CDS encoding alpha/beta hydrolase — its product is MKDLSDIDYTYFDRPEILSRLFYPREEIHPSKPGRAEDMLIPVEDGFLIGARFHHADKEAPVILYFHGNGEIVSDYDDLGPLYLDRGINFLPVDYRGYGLSTGMPTVTGMMRDAHIIFEFVKNRLKENFFTGPLFIMGRSLGSASALEIAAHYEDLIDGLIIESGFAYALPLLRILGVDVDRLGIAEKNGMRNIDKAAGFKKPFLVIHAEFDHIIPFSDGKALFDSSPSTKKNMLMIPGANHNSIFAAGFEDYMQAIQEFTALARI
- a CDS encoding DUF4037 domain-containing protein, which translates into the protein MKGLKLSEEYYKSCGAPMIREKFPEFEHMIATGLVGDGSECYGLDDKISKDHDWGPGFCIWLNDENFRAIGSDLQREYDNLPDSFHGFKRLMSKWGGGRVGVFTIDEFYVKFIGIVQAPGSLDDWLYLPENNLAKCTNGKVFSDPSGEFSRIREKLLEFYPEDVRLVKVAARCMTAAQAGQYNYIRSIKRKEYFAALYSETKFCADIISLVFLLNRSYTPYYKWCHRAVRKLPVLGEFIYQKINELVQNHDPALKNRIIEEIGAGVVKELQNQDLSHSGSNFLLDHGPVIHDKISDDNLRQRDVWAG
- the lpdA gene encoding dihydrolipoyl dehydrogenase; the encoded protein is MTSRITIIGAGPGGYAAALRAARLGAKVSLVERDQIGGTCLHRGCIPSKTMKTAAEIFENLGRAKEFGINCKNSPSLDIRRLMGKKDRVIQTLNHGMRGQLKEQNVTILKGEGFVNKHGLVSVRHGDGLTKEVQWDRLILSTGSEPGGIPSIPYDGERIISSDDILNISEIPDSLIIVGGGVIGCEFASIFSAFGSRVTIVEALSRLLPLSAVDDACSKVLQREMKKRKIAVNLNSTVGKVDIKGERAIVTIIPVISEKNSEKKNLKPVELEIDKILICTGRRSNIAGMGFGNIGLELDSGGWVFVDQHMQTGAEGVYAVGDMLGPEKVMLAHMASAEGLVAADNSMGKKTEIDYSAVPNAIFTIPEVACVGLTEAQACERGLNSRADSILFRTLGKAQAIGEIAGEAKIVSDVETGLIIGVHLIGSHVTDLIAEGALAVKNGITLKELAETIHAHPTIAEVMADVARKALDE
- a CDS encoding NAD+ synthase, with the protein product MKIAIAQINPIIGDFKYNCHKIKEYAARAMDLDCDLVVFSELVISGYPPRDLLERKEFVDANIEHLNKLINSIKGIGLICGFSDYSLCKNGNPLYNSAALFENGKLLYKAHKRLLPTYDVFDERRYFQPWREHSIFLYKGSRIGLTICEDIWNDSSLIQKRFYQKDPVAILVEQGADLIINISASPFVISKKELRWNLLSSIASKYKIPLIYANQTGGNDSLIFDGSSAAFDKYGQMAARAGDFTEDLVVFDLDSQNDAESYRDNIHPVSSSDEESVLKALVSGTRDYVSKCGFSQAVIGLSGGIDSALTAYVAVKALGRQNVSLIFMPSEYTSKDNYEDTEELAANLGIKQKIIPINGMFKEFLKYISPDFDKNNPDVTEQNLQARIRGTILMGLSNKHGSILLTTGNKSECGLGYCTLYGDMNGGLAVISDVPKTMVYDIAKFINRDKEHIPARIIDKAPSAELKDSQTDQDDLPPYEIIDPVLKGYIEDLKSADELVKSGFDRKIVEKIIKKVTLSEYKRQQAAPGLKITSKAFGYGRRYPIAQKYYETGVKA
- a CDS encoding NAD-dependent epimerase/dehydratase family protein translates to MKNILIIGGSYFAGRILVEELLQRKNYNIYVYNRGNMPFNRGDVTELVGDRNDEQRIKEVIPDLDWDALIDFCAYTPDQIEKMIRAVPGNIGHYIFISTTTVNENVLDLPIKEDAPKLAGIQPELGQYADYGYNKWLSECKLKIECGRNGIPYTSLRPAIIFGEYNYAPRETYFFDLIRDNKRIFLPDNELGLFSFVWVVDLAKIIEKSIGNEKVFNQAFNVAGEELVSYKRLMEVFKEVCGKNIKTSKMSIELINQKGIPLPFPLDSHLVYSGRKIEKTLGFEYTPFVAGMKKTYEYYQLVQQAQSQ